In Micromonospora purpureochromogenes, a single window of DNA contains:
- a CDS encoding anti-sigma-D factor RsdA: MTGHEPDSGEQLDLGTVNRDDLLLDALGRGEEGTDGDDLAALLATWRADVTADVDETGTSSGLPVVGTDADQRAGTDLPTGPVRVGGARSRRPRPWALRLAAAVAAVLMLATGLGVGSRSAGPESPLWALTKVLHPEQAAVRTVEDTIARARDAVAAGRPDEARRLVDQAQRELASVTDPADATRLRAEIDAVLRDLATPACPTWPRCATPAAPTGPTSTPLGPTAANPPGTPAPAPATTAPTRPPAQPAPEPTAGSNLLPLPPLPRLPLSPAPSPSLLPPLPGLPLPTGGLLD, translated from the coding sequence ATGACTGGGCACGAGCCGGACAGCGGCGAGCAGCTGGACCTCGGCACGGTCAACCGCGACGACCTGCTCCTCGACGCGCTCGGGCGGGGTGAGGAGGGGACCGACGGCGACGACCTGGCGGCCCTGCTCGCCACCTGGCGGGCCGACGTCACCGCCGACGTCGACGAGACCGGGACGAGCAGCGGGCTTCCCGTGGTCGGGACGGACGCCGACCAGCGGGCCGGGACCGACCTCCCGACCGGGCCGGTCCGCGTCGGCGGGGCACGGTCGCGCCGGCCCCGGCCGTGGGCGCTGCGGCTGGCGGCCGCCGTGGCCGCCGTCCTCATGCTGGCGACGGGCCTGGGGGTGGGGAGCAGGAGCGCCGGCCCGGAGAGTCCGCTCTGGGCATTGACCAAGGTCCTGCATCCCGAGCAGGCGGCGGTGCGCACCGTCGAGGACACCATCGCCCGCGCCCGCGACGCCGTCGCCGCCGGCCGGCCCGACGAGGCCCGGCGACTGGTGGATCAGGCGCAACGGGAACTGGCCTCGGTCACCGACCCCGCCGACGCCACCCGGCTGCGCGCCGAGATCGACGCCGTCCTGCGCGACCTGGCCACACCGGCCTGCCCCACCTGGCCCCGGTGCGCGACGCCCGCGGCACCGACCGGGCCCACCTCGACGCCCCTCGGCCCGACGGCGGCCAACCCGCCGGGCACTCCGGCTCCCGCTCCCGCCACGACCGCCCCGACGCGGCCGCCGGCGCAGCCCGCGCCGGAGCCGACCGCCGGGTCGAACCTGCTGCCGCTGCCGCCGCTGCCCCGGCTTCCCCTGTCGCCCGCGCCGAGCCCCTCGCTGCTGCCGCCGCTGCCCGGTCTACCGCTGCCCACCGGGGGTCTGCTCGACTGA
- the shbA gene encoding RNA polymerase sigma factor ShbA: MTTAIEPELVRRAADGDPTAVSALLTDVRPRLVRYCRARLGRVGGAYTTADDVAQEVCLAVLKALPRYREQGKPFSAFVFAVAANKVADAQRAAVRDSAVTMTDTPVEHPDAAPGPEQQAVATDLARRLSVLLQRLPDVQREIITLRVAVGLTAEEVGIILGMSAAAVRVAQSRALARLRTLAGSGLDEVAA; this comes from the coding sequence ATGACCACAGCGATCGAGCCAGAGCTCGTCCGCCGGGCCGCCGATGGCGACCCGACGGCGGTGTCGGCCCTGCTCACCGACGTACGGCCGCGGCTCGTCCGCTACTGCCGGGCTCGGCTGGGCCGCGTCGGCGGGGCGTACACCACCGCCGACGACGTCGCGCAGGAGGTCTGCCTGGCGGTGCTGAAGGCCCTGCCCCGCTACCGGGAGCAGGGCAAGCCGTTCTCGGCCTTCGTCTTCGCCGTCGCCGCGAACAAGGTCGCCGACGCCCAGCGGGCGGCGGTACGCGACTCCGCCGTCACCATGACCGACACCCCGGTGGAGCACCCGGACGCGGCGCCGGGTCCGGAGCAGCAGGCCGTCGCCACCGACCTGGCCCGCCGGCTGTCGGTGCTGTTGCAGCGGCTGCCCGACGTCCAGCGGGAGATCATCACGCTCCGGGTCGCGGTCGGCCTGACCGCCGAGGAGGTGGGCATCATCCTCGGCATGTCGGCGGCGGCCGTCCGGGTGGCCCAGTCCCGGGCCCTCGCCCGGCTCCGTACCCTTGCGGGCAGCGGACTTGACGAGGTGGCGGCATGA